In the genome of Polaribacter sp. MED152, one region contains:
- a CDS encoding ester cyclase, with the protein MSLEENKKNAIAFYKIAYLGNPKLAVEKFVGDEYIQHNPDVADGIEGFINYFYRMQQEYPKKSIEFVRCIAEGDLVALHTHQTWPENDEYVTMDFFRFDDKGKICEHWDAIQQIPKKSANPNTMY; encoded by the coding sequence ATGAGTTTAGAAGAAAACAAGAAAAATGCAATAGCTTTTTACAAAATAGCATATTTAGGTAACCCAAAATTAGCTGTGGAAAAATTTGTTGGAGATGAATATATACAGCATAATCCAGATGTTGCAGATGGTATAGAAGGGTTTATCAATTATTTTTATAGAATGCAACAAGAGTATCCTAAAAAATCTATTGAGTTTGTAAGATGCATTGCAGAAGGCGATTTGGTTGCGCTACATACGCATCAAACTTGGCCAGAAAATGATGAATATGTAACAATGGATTTTTTCAGATTTGATGATAAAGGTAAAATCTGCGAACATTGGGATGCTATACAGCAAATACCAAAAAAATCAGCAAATCCAAATACCATGTATTAG
- a CDS encoding 4'-phosphopantetheinyl transferase superfamily protein — MIGNDIVDLKLAKKQSNWQRKGFLNKQFSASEIKAIRNSEKPFELVWLFWSMKEAAYKSYLKSNTKRFFAPKKFNCCITSKNEGLVNFLDVEFRINYNITKDYIHSWVAQKGSKNLIQKSFFIADERQQSTITNQSLLANFTDDISINKNEIGIPYLTKLNKKLPISISTAHHGNYGAYAILHL, encoded by the coding sequence ATGATAGGGAATGATATCGTAGATCTAAAGCTTGCAAAAAAGCAAAGCAATTGGCAACGTAAAGGGTTTTTAAATAAACAGTTTTCAGCTTCTGAAATAAAAGCAATTCGAAATTCAGAAAAACCATTTGAGTTGGTTTGGCTTTTTTGGAGCATGAAAGAAGCTGCCTACAAATCGTATTTAAAAAGTAATACTAAACGCTTTTTTGCGCCTAAAAAATTTAATTGTTGTATCACCTCCAAAAATGAAGGCTTGGTTAATTTTTTAGATGTAGAATTTAGAATAAACTACAATATTACTAAAGATTACATACATTCTTGGGTTGCGCAAAAAGGGTCTAAAAACCTTATTCAGAAATCATTTTTTATTGCTGATGAACGCCAACAATCAACAATAACTAATCAAAGCTTATTGGCTAATTTTACTGATGATATTAGCATCAATAAAAATGAAATAGGGATACCTTATCTTACAAAATTGAACAAAAAACTGCCAATCTCTATTTCTACTGCTCATCATGGAAATTATGGTGCTTATGCAATACTTCATCTATAA
- a CDS encoding NAD(P)/FAD-dependent oxidoreductase codes for MKQTPENFDTIIIGGGLAGLCNAIHLSKFGKSVLLIEKNSYPKHKVCGEYISNEVLPYLSFLGINPFDFGAVKINNFQLSTTNNKLVSAKLPLGGFGISRYQLDYILSEKAKENGVIILQDTVVSTRFNNDIFEVQTKNSENFYSKIAIGAFGKRSLLDVKLERDFIKKKSPYLGVKIHVKGKFDANKVALHNFKGGYCGVSKVEKDVINLCYITNFSSFKKYKNIADFQENEVFKNEFLRAIFKQSTPIFDEPLSISQISFETKNPVENHMIMSGDSAGMIHPLCGNGMSMAIQSAQIASKLILNYLDGQILSRKQLENEYISKWNKQFKWRLKAGHFIAMLFRNDKMANFLLQVVRKIPFLLPIIIKQTHGKPIKL; via the coding sequence ATGAAACAAACCCCAGAAAATTTTGATACAATTATAATTGGTGGTGGTTTAGCAGGCCTATGCAATGCTATTCATCTTTCAAAATTTGGGAAATCAGTTTTGTTGATAGAAAAAAACAGCTATCCAAAACATAAGGTTTGTGGTGAATATATTTCTAATGAAGTATTGCCTTATTTGTCTTTTTTAGGAATCAACCCTTTTGATTTTGGGGCAGTTAAAATCAATAATTTTCAGCTATCTACAACCAATAACAAGCTTGTTTCTGCAAAATTGCCTTTAGGAGGTTTTGGAATTTCACGTTATCAGCTAGATTATATATTATCTGAAAAAGCAAAAGAAAATGGAGTAATAATACTCCAAGATACTGTTGTATCAACTCGTTTTAATAACGATATATTTGAGGTTCAAACTAAGAATAGTGAGAATTTTTACAGTAAAATTGCCATTGGTGCTTTTGGCAAGCGTTCTTTATTAGATGTAAAATTAGAACGCGATTTTATTAAAAAGAAATCACCTTATTTAGGTGTTAAAATTCATGTAAAGGGTAAATTCGATGCAAATAAAGTGGCACTGCATAATTTTAAAGGTGGTTATTGTGGCGTTTCTAAAGTAGAAAAAGACGTGATTAACCTATGTTATATAACTAACTTTTCCTCTTTTAAAAAGTATAAAAATATTGCTGATTTTCAAGAAAATGAAGTGTTTAAGAACGAATTTTTAAGAGCTATTTTTAAACAATCAACACCAATTTTTGATGAGCCTTTATCTATTAGTCAAATTTCTTTCGAAACTAAGAATCCAGTAGAAAACCATATGATTATGAGTGGTGATTCTGCAGGAATGATTCATCCTTTGTGTGGCAATGGCATGAGTATGGCCATACAATCTGCACAAATTGCATCTAAACTCATTCTAAATTATTTAGATGGGCAAATTTTATCAAGAAAACAATTAGAAAACGAGTATATTTCAAAGTGGAATAAACAATTTAAATGGCGTTTAAAAGCAGGTCATTTTATTGCAATGTTGTTTAGAAATGATAAAATGGCTAATTTTTTATTACAAGTGGTAAGAAAAATTCCGTTTTTATTACCTATTATTATTAAGCAAACTCATGGAAAACCAATAAAATTATAA
- a CDS encoding thioredoxin family protein, with protein MKEIITKSLENTYTYLEYKNLVKHLLAEGKSTGPNQSEALTNYSLLNDKRMKRLDKTIKLTENTQLEIAKVTAPQTWLVITEGWCGDAAQNLPVIAKMASLNSNIELKLVLRDENLELMDLFLTNGGRSIPKLIILDNDLNVLNTWGPRPSIATKMVADYKAEHGALDANFKQDLQVWYNKDKGQSTQNDFVEMIQKLFVKEA; from the coding sequence ATGAAAGAAATTATAACAAAAAGTCTAGAAAATACATACACCTATTTAGAATATAAAAATTTGGTTAAACACCTTTTGGCAGAAGGTAAATCTACAGGTCCAAATCAATCTGAAGCGTTAACAAATTACAGTTTGTTAAACGATAAAAGAATGAAACGTTTAGATAAAACCATAAAACTTACAGAAAACACGCAATTAGAAATTGCTAAAGTTACAGCACCACAAACTTGGCTTGTAATTACAGAAGGTTGGTGTGGAGATGCAGCACAAAACTTACCAGTAATTGCTAAAATGGCTAGTTTAAACTCTAATATTGAGCTAAAACTTGTTTTAAGAGACGAAAACCTAGAGTTGATGGATTTATTCCTTACAAATGGTGGTAGGTCTATTCCTAAATTAATCATTTTAGACAACGATTTAAATGTATTGAACACTTGGGGTCCAAGGCCAAGTATTGCTACAAAAATGGTAGCAGACTATAAAGCAGAACATGGAGCTTTAGATGCCAATTTTAAACAAGACCTCCAGGTTTGGTATAATAAAGACAAAGGCCAAAGCACACAGAATGATTTTGTAGAAATGATACAAAAATTATTTGTAAAAGAAGCCTAA
- a CDS encoding beta-ketoacyl synthase, translating to MNNRVVITGLGVVAPNGVGIGQFTEAIKSGKSGIEFHPHLKEKGFSCCIGGIPKVTEEQKLEYLTALQLRGFNSTSILYGCMAAIDAWKDAGFLVDENTYLDYDSGLIFGTGTSGIEKFRESIYKIDEHKVRRLGSTSVVQTMASGISAYLGGILGFGNQVTTNSSACTTGTEALLMGFERIKTGKAKRMLVGSSSDSSLYSWGGFDAMRVMTYKHNETPENGSRPMSETASGFVPGSGAGALVLESLESALERNAPIYAEVLGGNINSGGQRNGGTLTAPNADAVQKCIEDALTDASISAKDINVINGHLTATSKDSLEIENWTKALQRKGQDFPFINSLKSQIGHCLAASGAIESVASVLQIKNQFVFPNINCEDVHPEISDLISTEKIPTKFINKELNIVAKASFGFGDVNACVIFKKYS from the coding sequence ATGAATAACAGAGTTGTAATTACTGGTTTAGGAGTTGTAGCTCCAAATGGAGTTGGTATAGGCCAATTTACAGAAGCTATTAAAAGTGGTAAGTCTGGTATAGAGTTTCATCCGCACTTAAAAGAAAAAGGTTTTTCTTGTTGTATAGGTGGTATTCCCAAAGTTACAGAAGAACAAAAGCTAGAATATTTAACTGCTTTACAATTAAGAGGCTTTAACAGTACCTCTATTTTATATGGTTGTATGGCTGCAATTGATGCATGGAAAGATGCAGGTTTTTTAGTGGATGAAAATACCTATTTAGATTATGATTCTGGACTTATTTTTGGAACTGGAACTTCGGGTATTGAGAAATTTAGAGAATCTATTTACAAAATTGATGAGCATAAAGTTAGACGACTAGGAAGCACTTCTGTTGTGCAAACTATGGCAAGTGGAATTTCGGCTTATTTAGGTGGAATTTTAGGTTTTGGCAACCAAGTAACTACTAATTCATCTGCTTGTACTACAGGTACAGAAGCTTTATTAATGGGTTTTGAACGCATTAAAACAGGCAAAGCAAAACGAATGTTAGTAGGTAGTTCAAGTGACAGTTCTTTGTATTCTTGGGGAGGTTTTGATGCGATGAGAGTGATGACCTATAAGCACAATGAAACTCCAGAAAATGGCTCTAGACCCATGAGTGAAACAGCTTCTGGTTTTGTACCAGGAAGTGGAGCAGGAGCTTTAGTTTTAGAATCATTAGAGAGTGCTTTAGAAAGAAATGCACCCATTTATGCAGAGGTTTTAGGTGGTAATATTAATTCTGGAGGGCAAAGAAATGGTGGTACTTTAACTGCACCAAATGCAGATGCCGTTCAAAAATGTATAGAAGATGCTCTAACAGATGCATCTATTTCTGCAAAGGATATCAATGTCATAAATGGGCATTTAACTGCCACAAGTAAAGATAGTTTAGAAATAGAAAATTGGACCAAAGCATTGCAAAGAAAAGGGCAAGATTTTCCTTTCATCAACTCATTAAAGTCACAAATTGGGCATTGTTTAGCTGCTTCTGGAGCCATAGAATCTGTGGCTTCCGTTTTACAAATTAAAAATCAATTTGTGTTTCCAAATATCAATTGTGAAGATGTGCATCCTGAAATATCCGATTTAATATCCACAGAAAAAATACCCACAAAATTTATAAACAAAGAACTAAATATTGTAGCAAAAGCAAGTTTTGGTTTTGGGGATGTAAATGCTTGTGTTATCTTTAAAAAATATTCTTGA
- a CDS encoding 3-hydroxyacyl-ACP dehydratase FabZ family protein — MKFKEIIELLPYQKPFLFVDELIEISENGISGNYTFQKNESFYEGHFKDNPITPGVILTETMAQIGVVCLGIYLLKDKISSEKKPKIALTSNQIDFFLPVLPNEKVTVISEKEYFRFSKLKCKVKMFNDKNELICRGTIAGMIIAK, encoded by the coding sequence GTGAAATTTAAAGAAATAATAGAATTATTACCCTATCAAAAACCGTTCTTGTTTGTTGATGAGCTTATTGAAATCTCAGAAAATGGAATTTCAGGAAATTACACATTTCAAAAAAATGAATCTTTTTACGAAGGTCATTTTAAAGATAATCCCATTACTCCAGGTGTAATTCTTACTGAAACTATGGCTCAAATTGGTGTAGTTTGTTTAGGAATTTACTTGTTAAAAGATAAAATTTCATCAGAGAAAAAACCAAAAATTGCACTAACTTCAAATCAAATTGATTTCTTTTTACCAGTTTTACCTAATGAGAAAGTTACTGTAATTTCAGAAAAAGAATATTTTAGATTTAGTAAATTGAAATGCAAAGTTAAAATGTTTAATGACAAGAATGAGCTGATTTGTAGAGGTACTATAGCAGGAATGATAATAGCAAAATAA
- a CDS encoding 3-oxoacyl-ACP synthase: MQLKEQLLESCKTFVNKRLRTVQETISSNQKALTSEAKSSAGDKHETGRAMLQLEMEKASQQLAGISEMNTILSKIDIYKSTKIAHLGSLVFTNIGNYFLSISAGKISVDKEDYFAISVSSPIGKMLLGKAEKENFSFNNKTVEIVFIK; this comes from the coding sequence ATGCAACTTAAAGAACAACTTTTAGAATCTTGCAAAACGTTTGTAAACAAAAGGTTACGAACTGTACAAGAAACCATATCATCAAACCAAAAAGCGTTAACTTCTGAAGCAAAAAGTTCTGCAGGAGATAAGCATGAAACAGGTAGAGCCATGTTGCAATTAGAAATGGAAAAAGCGAGTCAGCAATTAGCAGGTATTTCTGAAATGAATACTATTTTATCTAAAATTGACATTTATAAATCCACCAAAATTGCACATTTAGGTAGCTTAGTTTTTACCAATATTGGAAACTATTTCTTAAGCATTTCTGCAGGTAAAATTTCTGTAGATAAAGAAGATTATTTTGCAATTTCGGTTTCATCACCTATTGGTAAAATGTTGCTTGGAAAAGCTGAAAAAGAGAATTTTTCTTTTAACAATAAAACTGTAGAAATAGTATTTATTAAATAA
- a CDS encoding AraC family transcriptional regulator has protein sequence MPITQLPNKYCAVHTEPNFCTARLQELFKHPPLETMTTFHSLNYYTLLLITEGKGKHNIDYTDYEYSKGTLLAIRRNQVHRFYKSDAKGYLIFFKEDFLNRYLNDAEVAQSIQAFNELLTSPKTQIENQELVEVIKLAQGLEMEATFISDEYSNRINRSLLHVLLSLVHRIKSRGFNKVELNNNLQEFIKFQNLVEKNYHKTKKVEDYADMMGFSSKKLNSIVNFISNKPVKAFIDEVVIIKAKKNILHTNMSAKEVAFKLGFNDPANFYKYFKKHTSYTPETFKKTEKV, from the coding sequence ATGCCAATTACACAATTACCTAATAAATATTGTGCTGTACATACTGAGCCAAACTTTTGTACAGCAAGATTACAAGAGCTTTTTAAGCATCCTCCATTAGAAACGATGACTACCTTTCATAGTCTAAATTACTATACATTATTGTTAATTACAGAGGGTAAAGGAAAACACAATATAGATTATACAGATTACGAATATTCTAAAGGGACACTTTTAGCCATTAGAAGAAATCAAGTGCATCGTTTTTATAAAAGTGATGCTAAAGGGTACTTAATATTTTTTAAAGAAGATTTCTTAAACAGGTATTTAAATGATGCTGAGGTTGCACAATCTATACAAGCGTTTAATGAACTTTTAACATCGCCAAAAACTCAAATTGAAAATCAAGAATTAGTTGAAGTTATAAAATTAGCTCAGGGTTTAGAAATGGAAGCTACCTTTATTTCAGACGAATATTCAAATAGAATTAATAGAAGTTTGTTGCATGTGTTATTATCACTAGTGCACAGAATTAAATCTAGAGGTTTTAACAAAGTAGAGCTTAATAATAATTTACAAGAGTTTATCAAGTTTCAAAACTTGGTGGAAAAGAATTACCATAAAACAAAAAAGGTAGAAGATTATGCAGATATGATGGGTTTTTCATCAAAAAAATTAAATAGCATTGTTAACTTTATTAGCAACAAACCAGTAAAAGCATTCATAGACGAGGTAGTTATTATAAAGGCTAAAAAGAACATACTTCATACAAATATGTCTGCAAAAGAGGTGGCATTTAAGCTTGGTTTTAACGATCCTGCTAACTTTTATAAGTACTTTAAAAAACATACTTCTTACACTCCAGAAACCTTTAAAAAAACAGAGAAAGTTTAA
- a CDS encoding acyl carrier protein, which yields MTKEVLIAKLKEIVKPYVQDEAAFNNLSENTDFIKDLKINSANLVDVVLDVEDEFDIEIDNDSMEKMLSVKAAIEIIEAKLAAK from the coding sequence ATGACAAAAGAAGTACTTATTGCAAAATTGAAAGAAATTGTAAAGCCTTACGTGCAAGATGAAGCTGCTTTTAACAATTTATCTGAGAACACAGATTTTATTAAAGATTTAAAAATAAATTCGGCCAATTTAGTTGATGTTGTTTTAGATGTAGAGGATGAATTTGATATTGAAATAGATAATGATTCTATGGAAAAAATGCTATCTGTAAAAGCTGCAATCGAAATTATAGAGGCCAAGCTAGCCGCAAAATGA
- a CDS encoding ABC transporter ATP-binding protein: MLLVNQISFSYSKSKIVLDKFNFTLKQGEHLCVMGESGCGKSTLLKAIYGLLDLNKGNIYWNNEQILGPEFNLVPGFELFKYVAQDFDLMPYISVSENIKKYLSRFYPEESERRTQELLEVIEMKAFENTKVKNLSGGQKQRVAIARALAKEPVLLLLDEPFSQIDNFKKNTLRRNLFTYLKEKNIACIVATHDKNDALSFADFLLVIKNNTILVNNNPEEIYKNPKEKYVASLFDDVNELTINNNKQLLYPHQIKIVDKSDLLAVVANAYFKGEFWLIEVEHKNQTLFVNHLQSIAKGTTVYLGTKKSHLNIKLR, translated from the coding sequence ATGCTATTAGTAAATCAAATCTCTTTCAGTTATTCTAAATCTAAAATAGTTTTAGATAAGTTTAATTTTACCCTAAAACAAGGAGAACATCTTTGTGTTATGGGAGAAAGTGGTTGTGGTAAATCTACCCTTTTAAAAGCTATTTATGGTTTGCTAGATTTAAATAAAGGCAACATTTATTGGAATAATGAACAAATTCTAGGGCCAGAATTTAATCTTGTGCCAGGTTTTGAGCTTTTTAAATACGTAGCCCAAGACTTTGATTTAATGCCTTATATTTCTGTATCAGAGAATATAAAAAAATACTTATCACGTTTCTATCCTGAAGAAAGCGAACGCAGAACGCAAGAGCTTTTAGAAGTGATAGAAATGAAAGCTTTCGAAAACACCAAGGTTAAAAATTTAAGTGGTGGGCAAAAGCAAAGAGTAGCTATTGCTAGAGCATTAGCTAAAGAACCCGTTCTTTTGTTGCTAGACGAACCTTTTAGTCAAATAGATAACTTTAAGAAAAACACGCTTCGTAGAAATTTATTTACCTATTTAAAAGAAAAAAATATTGCTTGTATTGTTGCTACACATGACAAAAATGATGCGCTCTCTTTTGCTGATTTTTTACTGGTAATTAAAAACAATACCATTTTAGTAAATAATAATCCAGAAGAAATTTATAAGAATCCGAAAGAGAAATATGTAGCTTCTCTGTTTGATGACGTAAATGAATTAACTATTAACAATAACAAACAGTTACTTTATCCTCATCAAATAAAAATTGTTGACAAATCTGACTTGTTAGCTGTAGTTGCCAATGCTTATTTTAAAGGAGAATTTTGGTTGATAGAAGTTGAACATAAGAACCAAACACTTTTTGTAAATCACTTACAATCAATTGCAAAAGGCACAACTGTTTATTTAGGCACAAAAAAAAGTCACCTAAATATAAAATTAAGGTGA
- a CDS encoding type III polyketide synthase produces the protein MAVKITSVAKQLPKYYRETKDIIPFVKLWMQDQDTRFQRKVIKLFEGAAVDKRYSIMDPEEVFTATSFEEKNNIYAREVVKLAEQSLKKSLEKANLKATDLDYIITVSCTGIMIPSMDAYLINSLEMKQDVVRLPVTEMGCAAGVSGIIYAKNFLKSNPNKRAAVVAVEAPTATFQLEDYSMTNIVSAAIFGDGASAVILSSYDEDKGPKIVDEAMYHFYDATHMMGFKLVNSGLQMILDKEVPQKIADHFPKIINPFLERNNLTIQNIDHLIFHPGGKKIVQTVEELFGVLGKNINDTKEVLRLYGNMSSATVLYVLERFMDRNPAKGERGIMLSFGPGFSAQRILLEW, from the coding sequence ATGGCAGTAAAAATAACTTCGGTTGCAAAGCAACTTCCAAAATATTATAGAGAAACCAAAGATATTATTCCCTTTGTAAAACTATGGATGCAAGATCAAGACACGCGTTTTCAGCGAAAAGTAATTAAACTTTTTGAAGGTGCAGCAGTAGACAAAAGATATTCAATTATGGATCCAGAAGAAGTGTTTACAGCCACTTCTTTTGAAGAAAAAAATAATATTTATGCTAGAGAAGTTGTAAAATTAGCAGAGCAATCTTTAAAAAAATCATTAGAAAAAGCCAATTTAAAAGCTACAGATTTAGATTACATTATTACTGTAAGTTGCACTGGTATTATGATACCTTCTATGGATGCTTATTTGATTAATTCTCTAGAAATGAAACAGGATGTTGTGCGTTTACCTGTTACAGAAATGGGTTGTGCAGCTGGTGTTTCTGGTATTATTTATGCTAAGAACTTTCTAAAATCTAACCCAAATAAGAGGGCTGCAGTAGTTGCAGTAGAAGCACCTACAGCAACATTTCAGTTAGAAGATTATTCCATGACTAACATTGTAAGTGCTGCAATTTTTGGTGATGGAGCATCAGCAGTAATTTTATCTTCTTATGATGAAGATAAAGGCCCTAAAATTGTAGATGAAGCCATGTATCATTTTTATGATGCTACACATATGATGGGTTTTAAACTCGTAAATTCTGGTTTACAAATGATTTTAGACAAAGAGGTACCTCAAAAAATTGCAGATCATTTTCCTAAAATTATAAATCCTTTTTTAGAAAGAAATAACCTAACGATTCAAAATATAGATCACTTAATTTTTCATCCTGGAGGAAAAAAAATTGTACAAACAGTAGAAGAATTATTTGGTGTTTTAGGCAAAAATATAAACGATACAAAAGAAGTTTTACGTTTGTATGGTAACATGTCTAGTGCTACTGTTTTATATGTTTTAGAAAGATTCATGGACAGAAATCCAGCAAAAGGCGAACGTGGAATTATGCTAAGTTTTGGCCCAGGATTTTCAGCACAAAGAATATTGTTAGAATGGTGA
- a CDS encoding SDR family oxidoreductase, which produces MNREFEHKNEWALVLGGSSGLGLATAKKLAKHGIHICVVHRNSRSQKEEIENQFQEIKNENVQFLSFNIDALNTDKRDLVLANLQDKLGENGRVKTLVHSIAKGNLKPMVSEDSQTLQNDDFQITINAMAISLWDWFKAIFDKKLFAEDARIISFTSEGNTKPWQNYAAVSAAKVALEAISRNIALEFAKFGIRANCIQAGVTNTASLNRIPNSDEIKAHTLKRNPFQQLTTPENIANVVYLLCKDEASWINGTTLKVDGGESLN; this is translated from the coding sequence ATGAATAGAGAATTTGAACATAAAAACGAATGGGCGTTAGTTTTAGGAGGCTCTAGTGGTTTAGGTTTAGCTACAGCCAAAAAACTAGCAAAACACGGTATACATATTTGCGTTGTTCATAGAAATTCAAGGTCTCAAAAAGAAGAGATTGAAAATCAATTTCAAGAAATAAAAAATGAGAATGTTCAATTCTTAAGTTTTAATATCGATGCTTTAAATACAGATAAAAGAGATCTTGTTTTAGCAAATTTACAAGATAAACTAGGTGAAAATGGTAGGGTGAAAACTTTGGTTCATTCTATAGCAAAAGGCAATTTAAAGCCTATGGTTTCAGAAGACAGTCAAACTTTACAGAATGATGATTTTCAAATCACCATAAATGCTATGGCTATTAGCTTATGGGATTGGTTTAAAGCCATTTTTGATAAAAAATTGTTTGCAGAAGACGCAAGAATCATCAGTTTTACAAGTGAAGGTAATACCAAGCCTTGGCAAAATTACGCTGCAGTTTCTGCTGCTAAAGTGGCATTAGAAGCTATTTCTAGAAACATTGCTTTAGAATTTGCAAAGTTTGGTATTAGAGCCAATTGCATACAAGCAGGAGTTACAAATACTGCTTCATTAAATAGAATTCCAAATAGTGATGAAATTAAAGCACACACGTTAAAACGAAATCCGTTTCAACAGCTAACAACACCTGAAAATATTGCAAATGTGGTGTATTTATTGTGCAAAGATGAAGCTTCTTGGATTAATGGTACTACTCTTAAAGTTGATGGAGGAGAAAGTTTAAATTAG
- a CDS encoding methyltransferase domain-containing protein, whose product MDFFISTKQRTNKEELMDDFSIGGDLLRDTLDKLENINRWLGGNKVTINGLKKILENHSKEQEITIVDIGCGHGDILRDVAKFGRTHSFKFRLIGVDANPTAIAYANELSAAYPELTFETQDIFSDDFKAEKFDVVLATLFLHHFKEKELISFLNNTLNQTKIGVVVNDLHRHKLAYYLFMLLSIFISNKMIIEDGLTSVLRGFKRKDLVKMSHKINVKPNISWKWAFRYLWILKR is encoded by the coding sequence ATGGACTTTTTTATCAGTACAAAACAAAGAACAAACAAAGAAGAATTGATGGACGATTTTTCTATTGGAGGTGATTTATTACGCGATACTTTAGATAAATTAGAAAATATAAACAGATGGTTAGGAGGCAATAAAGTAACTATTAATGGCTTAAAAAAGATTTTAGAAAATCATTCAAAAGAGCAAGAAATAACCATTGTAGATATTGGTTGTGGCCATGGAGATATTTTAAGAGATGTTGCAAAATTTGGTAGAACACATAGTTTTAAATTTAGATTGATTGGTGTAGACGCAAACCCAACAGCAATTGCATATGCCAATGAATTATCTGCAGCATATCCAGAACTAACTTTTGAAACTCAAGATATTTTTTCTGATGATTTTAAAGCTGAAAAGTTCGATGTTGTTTTAGCAACCTTGTTTTTACATCACTTTAAAGAAAAGGAGTTAATTTCTTTTTTAAATAATACCTTAAATCAAACAAAGATTGGGGTAGTTGTAAATGATTTACACAGACATAAATTAGCCTATTATTTATTTATGTTGTTATCAATTTTCATTAGCAATAAAATGATTATTGAAGATGGTTTAACCTCAGTTCTAAGAGGTTTTAAGAGAAAAGATTTAGTAAAAATGTCTCATAAAATTAACGTAAAACCTAATATTAGTTGGAAATGGGCTTTTCGTTATTTGTGGATTTTAAAAAGATAA